One Hermetia illucens chromosome 4, iHerIll2.2.curated.20191125, whole genome shotgun sequence DNA segment encodes these proteins:
- the LOC119655856 gene encoding torsin-like protein, with translation MRFQILILVIALKSCYSLIDPVTIGVGIGLGAMGYNFDFLKRNSYCKLYECCIDEYIIGDVEGLKRDFENHLFGQHIVIQQLIPALKAHLDKERTPTKPLVISFHGTPGTGKNFVSDLMAKNLYRQGLESQYVYKFMGRSDFPLDSKSDIYKSELNDKVRQAVKKCPRSLFIFDEVDKMPPGVFESIASLLDHHTHLNGIDFRRSIFIFLSNTAGVEVSKRLAELMKYGAYRRDTKLHDFEKILELGAYNLDGGLKKAGIIEQSLVDHYIPFLPLEKAHVENCLRAEFRRLGAEPKEDVIKSIIDNFVTFDRELGLFATTGCKRLSKKVEVEVNS, from the exons ATgcgttttcaaattttaatcttAGTAATTGCTTTAAAATCGTGTTATAGTTTAATCGATCCTGTAACGATAGGTGTCGGCATTGGTCTGGGCGCAATGGGTTACAATTTTGATTTCTTGAAACGAAATTCATATTGTAAATTGTACGAATGTTGTATCGACGAATATATTATTGGTGATGTTGAAG GTCTAAAACGTGATTTCGAAAACCATCTTTTCGGTCAACACATCGTAATACAGCAGCTAATTCCAGCATTAAAAGCGCATTTGGATAAGGAGCGCACACCTACCAAACCTCTAGTCATAAGTTTCCATGGGACACCCGGAACTGGCAAAAATTTTGTCTCAGACTTGATGGCTAAAAATCTTTACCGCCAGGGTTTAGAAAGCCAATACGTTTACAAATTTATGGGACGATCAGACTTTCCGTTAGACTCAAAAAGTGATATTTATAAG AGTGAACTTAATGATAAAGTACGTCAAGCTGTAAAGAAATGTCCTCGTTCGCTTTTCATTTTCGATGAGGTTGACAAAATGCCACCTGGAGTTTTTGAATCCATCGCGTCGCTTCTTGATCATCACACCCACTTGAATGGGATTGATTTTAGACGGTCAATTTTTATATTCCTTTCAAACACTGCAGGTGTGGAGGTATCGAAACGCCTGGCTGAACTAATGAAGTATGGAGCTTATCGCCGTGATACCAAACTGCATGACTTTGAGAAAATTCTTGAGTTAGGTGCATACAATTTAGATGGCGGCCTAAAGAAAGCTGGTATTATAGAGCAAAGCCTAGTTGATCATTATATACCTTTTTTGCCACTGGAAAAGGCACATGTCGAAAATTGCTTGCGGGCTGAGTTTAGAAGATTAGGTGCTGAGCCAAAAGAGGATGTTATAAA gtCTATAATTGACAATTTCGTTACATTTGATAGAGAACTAGGGTTGTTCGCGACGACTGGTTGCAAGCGGCTAAGTAAAAAAGTGGAGGTTGAAGTAAATAGTTGA